A single window of Marinobacter sp. LA51 DNA harbors:
- the ubiB gene encoding ubiquinone biosynthesis regulatory protein kinase UbiB codes for MTRLQRLIRIAWVFCRYRLDTFLPLAELPAPLKVFFLLAPWHLFPKPKLDRGDRLRLALEELGPVFVKFGQILSTRRDLLPDDMAESLKNLQDRVPPFPSDVARSIIESSLGAPVAELFQDFTPDPIASASVAQVHGATLPNGKKVVVKVLRPGIERVIRQDLALMYLMAGLLEKYWSEGRRLHPVEVVEDYDSTIHDELDLQREAANASQLRRNFDNSSLIYIPFIDWDYTRKSVLVMERIHGIPIADVAALKAAGVNMKVLAEKGVEIFFTQVFRDSFFHADMHPGNIFVDVSNPADPKYIAIDFGIVGTLAPDDQSYLARNLLAFFRRDYRQVAELHVQSGWVPPDTRVNEFEAAIRTVCEPIFEKPLKDISFGHFLLRLFQTARRFNMEVQPQLVLLQKTLLNVEGLGRQLYPELDLWSTAQPYLESWMRRRIGPSGLIKSLQTHLPSWLEQSPEMPQLVHDALLQLRQSGPTEQQNQATLELLQEQQRRAERRWRRGLTAVVLIAVAVLGTQPEAQAWVADVPIWSWVLLAGAGGLVLRGSR; via the coding sequence GTGACCCGCCTGCAACGACTGATCCGAATCGCCTGGGTGTTCTGCCGATACCGGCTGGATACGTTTTTGCCCCTGGCGGAGTTGCCGGCACCGCTGAAGGTGTTTTTCCTGCTCGCGCCCTGGCACCTGTTTCCCAAACCGAAATTAGACCGGGGCGACCGACTGCGCTTGGCGCTGGAGGAACTGGGACCGGTGTTCGTTAAGTTCGGCCAGATCCTGTCGACGAGGCGCGACCTGCTGCCGGACGACATGGCCGAGTCCCTGAAAAACCTGCAAGATCGGGTTCCTCCCTTCCCCAGTGACGTTGCCCGCAGCATCATCGAGTCCTCGCTTGGCGCCCCGGTAGCGGAGCTGTTCCAGGACTTCACGCCGGATCCGATTGCCTCAGCCTCCGTGGCCCAGGTGCATGGTGCCACCCTGCCCAATGGCAAGAAGGTAGTGGTGAAGGTTCTGCGCCCGGGTATCGAACGGGTTATTCGCCAGGATCTGGCCCTGATGTACCTGATGGCCGGACTGCTGGAGAAATACTGGTCTGAAGGCCGGCGCCTGCACCCGGTGGAGGTGGTCGAAGACTACGACTCCACCATTCACGACGAGCTGGACCTGCAGCGCGAGGCCGCCAACGCCAGCCAGCTGCGCCGTAATTTCGACAACTCGTCACTGATTTACATCCCCTTCATTGACTGGGACTACACCCGCAAGTCAGTACTGGTGATGGAACGCATCCACGGCATCCCTATTGCCGACGTGGCGGCCCTGAAAGCGGCCGGCGTGAACATGAAGGTGCTGGCCGAAAAAGGCGTGGAAATCTTCTTCACCCAGGTCTTTCGGGACAGTTTCTTCCACGCCGACATGCATCCCGGCAACATCTTTGTGGACGTCAGCAACCCGGCCGATCCGAAGTACATTGCCATCGATTTTGGGATTGTTGGCACCCTGGCACCAGACGACCAGAGCTATTTGGCGCGCAACCTGCTGGCGTTTTTCCGCCGTGACTACCGTCAGGTCGCCGAATTGCACGTTCAGTCCGGCTGGGTGCCGCCGGACACCCGGGTCAACGAGTTCGAAGCTGCCATCCGTACTGTGTGCGAACCCATCTTCGAGAAGCCACTAAAAGACATTTCCTTTGGTCACTTCCTGCTGCGCCTGTTCCAGACTGCACGCCGCTTCAATATGGAAGTGCAGCCCCAGCTGGTCCTTCTGCAGAAGACACTGCTGAACGTGGAGGGCCTGGGACGCCAGCTTTACCCCGAGCTGGATCTGTGGAGCACCGCGCAACCGTACCTTGAAAGCTGGATGCGCCGCCGGATAGGCCCGTCCGGACTGATCAAGTCACTGCAAACGCACCTGCCCTCATGGCTGGAGCAGTCCCCTGAGATGCCACAACTGGTGCACGATGCCCTGCTGCAGCTGCGCCAGTCCGGCCCCACCGAACAACAGAATCAGGCTACACTGGAGCTGCTTCAGGAACAGCAACGGCGCGCGGAACGCCGCTGGCGACGCGGCCTGACCGCCGTTGTGCTAATCGCCGTGGCAGTGCTGGGCACCCAACCAGAGGCCCAGGCCTGGGTCGCCGATGTGCCGATCTGGAGCTGGGTACTGCTGGCAGGCGCGGGCGGCCTGGTGCTGCGTGGCAGCCGCTAA
- a CDS encoding Sec-independent protein translocase subunit TatA, whose protein sequence is MGISIWQLLIVLGIVILLFGTKKLRNIGTDLGGAIRGFKKSMNDEDSKAADPDSLEEDTDAKGQPAKSEEKPRDKSHS, encoded by the coding sequence ATGGGTATCAGTATCTGGCAGCTTCTTATCGTACTCGGTATCGTGATTCTGTTGTTCGGGACCAAGAAACTGCGCAACATCGGCACCGACCTGGGCGGCGCTATCCGCGGCTTCAAGAAGTCCATGAACGATGAGGACAGCAAGGCCGCTGACCCGGACTCCCTGGAAGAAGATACCGACGCGAAGGGCCAGCCGGCCAAATCCGAAGAAAAGCCACGGGACAAGTCCCACAGCTGA
- a CDS encoding ubiquinone biosynthesis accessory factor UbiJ: MFPGPTLLAAVTAIIEGALNQALELDPAGRRALLTALNAPVRVTITAPLPLAYTLHTTGSRVQVSSQLPETPGLEIQGKPIALAALALGDDRVFSDGRLQVEGDTALAHQLQRALDQLNPDWEAAMARHIGEVPAHFLGQRVRGAVKWSRNAFQALNANIEEYVHEESRALPGRRELEATFADIDELNLRTERLAARIDQIGNRAPTDEPETP, encoded by the coding sequence ATGTTTCCCGGGCCGACCCTGCTCGCCGCGGTCACCGCCATCATCGAAGGCGCGCTGAACCAGGCCCTGGAACTTGATCCGGCAGGCCGTCGGGCACTGCTGACCGCATTGAATGCACCGGTCCGGGTGACCATCACCGCGCCACTGCCGCTGGCCTACACTCTGCACACCACGGGCAGTCGGGTTCAGGTCAGCAGCCAGCTACCGGAAACCCCGGGGCTGGAAATTCAGGGCAAGCCCATTGCCCTGGCGGCACTGGCACTCGGTGATGATCGCGTCTTCAGCGATGGCCGGTTGCAGGTGGAGGGCGATACCGCGCTGGCCCACCAGTTGCAACGTGCCCTGGACCAGCTCAACCCGGACTGGGAAGCGGCCATGGCCCGACACATCGGTGAGGTGCCCGCACATTTCCTGGGCCAACGGGTTCGCGGTGCCGTGAAGTGGAGCCGCAATGCGTTTCAGGCGCTGAACGCCAATATCGAGGAATACGTGCACGAGGAAAGCCGTGCCCTCCCCGGCCGGCGAGAACTGGAAGCCACGTTCGCGGACATCGACGAACTCAACCTCCGCACTGAACGCCTTGCCGCGCGCATCGACCAGATTGGCAACCGCGCCCCTACTGACGAACCGGAGACCCCGTGA
- the tatB gene encoding Sec-independent protein translocase protein TatB, whose protein sequence is MFDIGFLELLICGVIALLVLGPERLPTAARAAGRWIGGARRMVSQFTSELDRQLKAEELREELRKAGDVGLEDVQKTVRGALDDAKRYEHMIMPNSDHQSSRPAPATRRVATKTPENSDEPTPSVESAAAPEHEPTPGTEPEGTDQPRSGHASSDDRS, encoded by the coding sequence ATGTTCGATATTGGCTTTCTTGAGCTGCTGATCTGCGGCGTCATTGCTCTGTTAGTGCTCGGCCCCGAGCGCCTGCCCACTGCTGCCCGAGCTGCCGGGCGGTGGATTGGCGGTGCCCGGCGCATGGTCAGCCAGTTCACCTCGGAGCTGGATCGCCAGCTAAAGGCCGAAGAGTTACGGGAAGAACTGCGCAAAGCCGGTGATGTGGGGCTCGAAGACGTCCAGAAGACTGTGCGCGGCGCGCTCGACGATGCCAAGCGTTACGAACACATGATCATGCCGAACAGTGACCATCAAAGCTCACGCCCGGCGCCGGCGACCCGGCGCGTGGCCACGAAAACGCCGGAAAACAGCGATGAGCCGACGCCATCGGTCGAGTCCGCAGCGGCACCTGAACACGAACCCACTCCTGGCACCGAGCCCGAGGGCACCGATCAGCCCCGCTCGGGGCATGCATCATCGGATGACCGTTCATGA
- the ubiE gene encoding bifunctional demethylmenaquinone methyltransferase/2-methoxy-6-polyprenyl-1,4-benzoquinol methylase UbiE, whose product MSEQQTPANQAQKSQGQDDVTHFGFRDVPKSQKASQVADVFHSVAGKYDLMNDLMSMGIHRLWKRFTIELSGVRPGHQVLDIAGGTGDLTMKFSDLVGPSGKVVLADINASMLKVGRGRLVDRGYAGNIEYVQADAEHLPFPDNSFNAVSIAFGLRNVTDKDQALRDMARTLKPGGKLMILEFSKPTNPLLSKAYDTYSFTALPLMGQLIAGDSESYKYLAESIRMHPDQDTLKGMMENAGLVGCKYYNMTGGIVALHVGIKP is encoded by the coding sequence ATGAGCGAGCAGCAAACGCCGGCCAATCAGGCCCAGAAAAGCCAGGGCCAGGATGACGTCACCCATTTCGGTTTTCGGGACGTACCCAAGAGCCAGAAAGCGAGCCAGGTGGCTGACGTATTCCACAGCGTAGCTGGCAAATACGACCTCATGAACGACCTGATGTCCATGGGCATTCACCGCCTTTGGAAGCGCTTCACCATCGAGCTCTCGGGCGTGCGTCCGGGGCACCAGGTGCTCGACATTGCTGGCGGCACCGGCGATCTCACCATGAAGTTTTCCGACCTGGTAGGCCCGTCCGGCAAGGTGGTGCTGGCCGATATCAACGCATCCATGCTGAAAGTCGGCCGTGGCCGGCTGGTGGATCGCGGCTACGCGGGCAACATCGAATACGTTCAGGCCGACGCCGAACACTTGCCGTTTCCTGACAACAGCTTCAATGCCGTCTCTATTGCCTTTGGTCTGCGAAACGTCACCGACAAGGATCAGGCGCTGCGCGACATGGCCCGGACTCTCAAGCCCGGCGGCAAGCTCATGATTCTCGAGTTCTCCAAGCCCACTAACCCGCTGCTGAGCAAAGCCTACGACACCTACTCGTTTACCGCCCTGCCGCTGATGGGTCAATTAATTGCCGGCGACAGTGAGAGCTACAAGTACCTGGCAGAATCCATCCGCATGCATCCCGATCAGGACACCCTGAAGGGCATGATGGAAAACGCCGGTCTGGTAGGCTGCAAGTACTACAACATGACCGGCGGCATTGTTGCCCTGCACGTGGGAATCAAGCCCTGA
- the hisI gene encoding phosphoribosyl-AMP cyclohydrolase has translation MKDFPDNVDNPDWLDVIRWTADGLVPAIAQDAATGDILMMAWMNRESLRLTALEGQAVYWSRSRGKLWRKGESSGHQQVIKDIRLDCDEDVIVLMVEQKGGIACHTGRRSCFYRSLKDGQWVSVDPVIKDPDAIYGSQ, from the coding sequence ATGAAAGATTTCCCCGATAATGTCGACAACCCTGACTGGCTGGATGTCATCCGCTGGACCGCCGACGGTCTGGTGCCTGCCATCGCCCAGGATGCTGCCACTGGCGATATCCTGATGATGGCCTGGATGAATCGGGAATCACTGCGCCTGACTGCCCTGGAGGGCCAGGCAGTGTATTGGTCCCGCTCCCGCGGCAAACTCTGGCGCAAGGGCGAGAGCTCTGGCCACCAGCAGGTCATCAAGGATATCCGGCTGGATTGCGATGAGGATGTTATCGTGCTGATGGTGGAGCAGAAAGGCGGCATTGCCTGTCACACCGGCCGACGCAGTTGCTTTTATCGCAGCCTGAAAGACGGTCAGTGGGTCAGCGTTGATCCGGTGATCAAGGACCCCGACGCCATCTACGGCAGCCAATAA
- a CDS encoding polyhydroxyalkanoic acid system family protein yields the protein MSVIDVRRPHTLDKEHAREAAENLAKDLSEQFDVNYQWDGDLLRFKRSGVKGQLEIGHAELHIHLELGMMLRPFKSRIEQEINSQLDQMLKA from the coding sequence ATGTCCGTTATTGATGTACGCCGTCCGCACACACTGGACAAAGAACACGCTCGGGAAGCTGCTGAAAATTTGGCGAAAGATCTGTCCGAACAGTTCGACGTGAACTACCAGTGGGATGGGGATCTGCTCCGCTTCAAGCGCAGCGGTGTTAAAGGTCAACTCGAAATCGGTCATGCCGAGCTGCACATCCATCTTGAACTCGGCATGATGCTCCGCCCGTTCAAATCCCGGATCGAACAGGAAATCAATTCCCAGCTGGACCAGATGCTGAAGGCCTGA
- a CDS encoding FFLEELY motif protein: MYRERLVATKVSTDNARLLRHLLLEYHDFRRYKAAHPMLADTIEVADWQAQRLKTTHLDLYQHPGYHTGLEFLLSDLYAPSAMTGRDDNIDRVFPKMVKWLPDHLLGTLAGLVELNLITQQLDLELAEQLHDAQTPASNLTETQYCEVFRKSQQLPLRERQLALIEDVGLQLDRYVRNRTLGWLLSMSRAPADMAGLTDLHGFMHRGYTAFRAMDDVESLIERLVSREQRVMNNILAGHPEPFRLPADL; this comes from the coding sequence ATGTACCGCGAGCGCCTGGTCGCCACCAAAGTCAGCACCGACAATGCGCGCCTGCTTCGTCATCTGTTGCTGGAATATCACGATTTCCGCCGGTACAAGGCCGCGCATCCGATGCTGGCCGATACCATCGAGGTCGCCGACTGGCAGGCGCAACGGCTGAAAACCACCCATCTGGATCTGTACCAGCACCCGGGCTATCACACTGGCCTGGAGTTTCTGCTGTCTGATCTGTACGCCCCTTCCGCCATGACCGGCCGGGACGACAACATCGATCGGGTATTTCCGAAAATGGTGAAATGGCTACCGGACCACCTTCTGGGCACCCTGGCGGGCCTGGTGGAGCTGAACCTGATCACCCAGCAGCTGGATCTGGAGCTGGCCGAACAGCTGCATGATGCACAGACCCCGGCCAGTAACCTGACCGAGACCCAGTACTGCGAAGTCTTTCGCAAGAGCCAACAGCTGCCGCTGCGTGAGCGCCAGCTGGCGCTGATCGAGGATGTTGGCCTGCAGCTGGATCGCTACGTGCGAAACCGGACCCTCGGTTGGCTGCTTTCCATGAGCAGGGCACCGGCCGACATGGCCGGACTCACCGACCTGCACGGGTTCATGCACCGGGGCTATACGGCCTTTCGCGCCATGGATGATGTCGAATCACTGATTGAGCGACTGGTGAGCCGGGAACAGCGGGTGATGAATAACATCCTTGCCGGTCATCCGGAGCCGTTCCGGCTACCGGCCGACCTCTGA
- a CDS encoding DUF808 domain-containing protein: MAGSSLLALLDDIATILDDVALMTKTATKKTAGVLGDDLALNAQQVTGVKPARELPVVWAVAKGSMLNKVILVPAALAISFFVPWLVVPLLMLGGAFLCFEGFEKLAHKFLHRQEAEAHKQELHEALKNPDVDLKAVEQDKIKGAIRTDFILSAEIIAITLGTVAGASIGMQFLVLAVVAIMITVVVYGLVAGIVKLDDGGLYLSQQDNEALQKVGRGILWLAPHMMKTLSIVGTIAMFLVGGGILTHGLPPVYEAVHHFAEGLGGVPELIVPTLADGVFGVIAGALLVAVITPLQKLWAARSA; this comes from the coding sequence ATGGCAGGAAGCAGCCTTCTCGCCCTTCTCGATGACATCGCCACCATCCTGGACGATGTCGCCCTGATGACTAAAACCGCCACCAAGAAAACCGCCGGTGTATTGGGCGACGATCTCGCGCTCAACGCGCAACAGGTCACCGGTGTGAAGCCCGCGCGCGAGCTGCCGGTGGTGTGGGCGGTGGCCAAAGGCTCGATGCTGAACAAGGTGATCCTGGTGCCAGCCGCGCTGGCCATCAGCTTCTTCGTGCCCTGGTTGGTGGTGCCACTGTTGATGCTGGGCGGTGCGTTTCTGTGTTTCGAAGGTTTTGAAAAGCTGGCGCACAAGTTTTTGCACCGGCAAGAGGCCGAAGCGCATAAGCAGGAACTGCACGAAGCCCTGAAAAATCCAGACGTCGATTTGAAGGCGGTGGAGCAAGACAAGATCAAAGGCGCTATCAGAACCGATTTCATCCTGTCGGCGGAAATCATCGCGATTACCCTGGGCACGGTGGCTGGCGCGAGTATTGGCATGCAGTTTCTGGTGCTGGCGGTGGTGGCGATTATGATTACGGTGGTGGTTTACGGACTGGTCGCCGGCATCGTGAAGCTCGACGACGGCGGGCTCTACCTGAGCCAGCAGGACAACGAGGCGTTGCAGAAAGTGGGGCGGGGAATTCTCTGGTTGGCACCCCACATGATGAAGACCCTGTCGATCGTGGGCACCATTGCCATGTTTCTGGTTGGTGGTGGCATTCTGACTCACGGCTTGCCGCCGGTCTACGAGGCCGTCCACCACTTTGCAGAGGGCCTTGGCGGTGTGCCGGAGCTCATTGTGCCGACCCTTGCTGACGGTGTGTTTGGCGTGATTGCCGGTGCCTTACTGGTGGCGGTGATTACCCCGCTACAGAAGCTTTGGGCGGCGCGCTCGGCCTGA
- the tatC gene encoding twin-arginine translocase subunit TatC — protein MTSQPDGNPTSPEHQEMPLIEHLLELRNRLLKMVLAVVICFAAIYPFANDLYLWLSEPIRSLLPIGQTMIATDVTSPFFAPLKLALVLAVFAAIPIILYQLWSFVAPGLYAHEKRLAFPLLFTSVLLFYAGAAFAYYVVFPLVFGFFTAIGPEGIVELPDISSYLNFVLKMFFAFGVAFEIPIATVLLILTGATTPADLAAKRPYVVVGCFIIGMLLTPPDIISQTLLAVPMWILFEVGIIFGRLAKREVAETDEPAGE, from the coding sequence ATGACGTCCCAGCCAGACGGCAACCCTACTTCCCCCGAACACCAGGAAATGCCTCTGATTGAGCATTTGCTGGAGCTGCGTAACCGCCTGTTGAAGATGGTGCTGGCTGTAGTCATCTGCTTTGCCGCCATCTACCCGTTTGCCAACGATCTGTACCTGTGGCTGTCGGAACCGATCCGTTCGCTGCTGCCGATCGGGCAAACCATGATAGCCACCGACGTGACCTCCCCGTTTTTTGCGCCCCTGAAGCTGGCCCTGGTATTGGCGGTCTTTGCTGCCATTCCCATCATCCTGTACCAGCTCTGGAGTTTCGTCGCGCCGGGCCTGTATGCCCACGAGAAACGGCTGGCGTTTCCCCTGCTGTTCACCTCGGTGCTGCTGTTCTACGCCGGTGCTGCCTTTGCCTACTATGTGGTGTTTCCGCTGGTTTTCGGCTTCTTCACCGCCATTGGGCCGGAAGGTATCGTTGAACTGCCGGACATCAGCAGCTATCTGAATTTCGTTTTAAAGATGTTCTTCGCCTTTGGGGTCGCCTTTGAAATCCCCATCGCCACCGTGCTGCTGATTCTTACCGGCGCGACCACGCCAGCCGATCTGGCCGCCAAACGCCCCTACGTGGTGGTGGGCTGCTTCATCATCGGTATGCTGCTGACCCCGCCGGACATCATCTCCCAAACCCTGCTGGCCGTCCCCATGTGGATCCTGTTTGAGGTAGGCATCATCTTTGGCCGACTGGCGAAGCGGGAAGTGGCCGAGACCGACGAGCCCGCTGGCGAATGA
- a CDS encoding phosphoribosyl-ATP diphosphatase, translating into MSDVLQQLAQVLEARKQADPDTSYVASLHAKGLNKILEKVGEECTETLLAAKDAEHSGDTSNVVYETADLWFHSLVMLSRLGLGPKEILDELARRFDLSGLEEKASRDQ; encoded by the coding sequence GTGAGTGATGTATTGCAACAACTGGCGCAGGTACTGGAAGCGCGCAAACAGGCCGATCCGGACACGTCTTACGTGGCCAGCCTGCATGCCAAGGGCCTCAACAAGATTCTGGAAAAAGTCGGTGAGGAATGCACCGAGACCCTGCTGGCCGCGAAAGACGCGGAGCACTCGGGCGACACCTCGAACGTAGTCTACGAGACTGCGGACCTGTGGTTTCACAGCCTGGTGATGCTGTCCCGGTTAGGCCTTGGCCCAAAAGAGATTCTGGACGAACTGGCCCGGCGTTTTGACCTCTCCGGATTGGAAGAGAAAGCCTCCCGGGACCAATAA
- a CDS encoding 16S rRNA (uracil(1498)-N(3))-methyltransferase: MNLALLFDEDFTAENRVTLTGRRLQHLHSVIRVETGDCIPVGRVNGDIGTGEVLRLTETEAELRVSFDQVPPPALPLTLVLAMPRPKMFRRVLQTCATLGVKDIWLINSYKVEKSFWQTPWLSDDNLRENLTLGLEQARDTVMPQVHIRKLFKPFVEDELPALLAGKRALVAHPGTDQPCPTHMDQPTALCIGPEGGFTPYEVGKLEEAGCDPVHLGPRILRVETAVPVLVSRLFDACG; this comes from the coding sequence ATGAACCTGGCACTGCTGTTTGATGAGGATTTCACCGCGGAAAACCGGGTGACACTGACCGGGCGCCGGCTGCAGCACCTGCATTCGGTGATCCGGGTTGAAACCGGTGATTGCATTCCCGTCGGTCGGGTCAACGGTGACATTGGTACCGGTGAGGTGCTCCGTCTGACCGAGACCGAAGCCGAATTGCGGGTATCGTTTGATCAGGTGCCACCGCCCGCCCTGCCACTGACCCTGGTGCTCGCCATGCCCCGCCCCAAGATGTTTCGCCGGGTGCTGCAAACGTGCGCGACCCTGGGGGTGAAGGACATCTGGCTGATTAACAGCTACAAGGTGGAGAAAAGCTTCTGGCAAACGCCGTGGCTGTCCGATGACAACCTGCGCGAGAACCTGACGCTGGGGCTGGAGCAGGCCCGGGATACGGTGATGCCCCAGGTGCACATCCGCAAGCTGTTCAAACCGTTCGTGGAAGATGAGCTGCCCGCCCTCTTGGCTGGCAAGCGCGCCCTGGTGGCCCACCCGGGCACGGATCAACCCTGCCCTACCCACATGGACCAGCCTACTGCCCTGTGCATTGGGCCTGAAGGCGGCTTTACCCCTTACGAGGTGGGTAAACTCGAGGAAGCCGGCTGTGACCCGGTGCACCTGGGGCCACGCATTCTGCGGGTGGAGACGGCCGTGCCGGTGCTGGTCAGCCGCCTGTTCGATGCCTGTGGTTAA